The nucleotide sequence GGTGCTGTGGTGCAGATTGGTGCCGGCGTCGGCGCGGGATGCTGCACTGAACTGGAGCCGTTGGGCATTGCACACATGGCCACTGGTTTTGCGCCGCTGGACAAGAAACATGCTGAAGCAATGGCCGCAGCAGTGCCAACACCACCTGCTTCTCTTGCTGATTTCCTGGTAAAAGTTTCACGCTGCGGCGCAGAACAGCACCTTGACCTGGCCGTGGATGTCTTTTTCACGAGCGCTGGCATCGAGGTTGTTGATGCAAAATTGTTTGAATGCTAAATGAATGCTGAACCGAACTACTCCACCGACTGATTCCCATGGCACTAAAACAAAAAACAGACAAGGAAAAACTGGAAAAACAAGAAAAAAAGCAGACCATCAGCGGCGCGAACACTGACCATCTCACTGCGCTTTTTGCGCCGTGCAGCATCGCTGTCATCGGCGCGTCGTCCCATGAAAAATCTGCAGGGTACGCGGTGCTGAAAAGCCTCGCGCGCGGCGGCGCCTTCTTGAGCGAAACCGGAGTTGCCTTCAGCGGCGCGCTGTTTGCAGTCAATCCAACCACTGAATTTATTCTCGGCTACAAATGCTTCAAAAGCGTGCTTGACATTCCCGAATTGGTTGATGCCGCTGTCCTGTGCGTGCCGGCAAAATCAGTCCTTTCTGTTATCAAAGAATGCGCGAAAAAACAGGTCAAGGTGGCAACCATTCTCGCTGCAGGATTTGGTGAAACTGACGACGCTGGAAAAAAACTCCAAGAACAAGTTCTTGCGATTGCACGGCAGGCAAAGATGCGTGTGCTCGGCCCCAACAGCATGGGCGTTATTCGACCGTTCATCAACATGAACGCCAGCTTTGCTGCCACCATGCCATCCTCTGGTTCTATCGCGTTCCTGAGCCAGTCCGGCTCTCTCGCAAACACCATACTCGCCAGTCCCGCTGCAAAACGATATGGTTTCAGCTGTGTGGTGAGCTATGGCAATGCTGCTGATATCGACGAATCAGACCTCATGGCGTGGCTTGCTGACGATCTCGAAACAAAATCCATCGCGCTCTACTTAGAAGGATGCCGCGACGGCAGAAAACTTCTCGCTGTTGCCGAACAATTATCCAAAGTGAAACCCGTTATTGTGCTCAAAGGCGGTGCTACCCATGCAGGCGCTGCGGCAGTTGCCCGTCACCACGGCATTAACGCTGGAAATCCTGTTTTGTATCATACTGCGTTTGAACAAGCCGGCGTGATTGAAGCACACACCGTCGAAGAATTGTTTGAGTTTGCCAAAACCGCTGCCTCCCAGCCATCGGCGCAAAACAGCATTGCGGTTGTCACGAATAGCGGCGCTGCAGCAGTGCTTGCTGCTGATGCCGCAGAGCGCCATGGCGTGCATCTTGTGCAGTTGAAAGATGCAGTGATGAAAAAGCTTGGCGCGGTTCTCGCACCGTTTGCCACACACCAGTTCATCCCATCTCATCCGCTTGATCTGGGCGATGACGCCCAGCCGCAGAGTTTTCGCGCAGCTCTCGGAGTGTTGCTTGACCAAGAATCAGTGCAGGGCGTTATCGTCGTGCATACTCTGCAGGCAATGTCGTCGGTTGACGAAGTTGCACGCGTGGTTGCTGAAGCGCGCAATGCGCACAGCGGCAAGCCCGTGCTCACCGTCGGCTT is from Candidatus Woesearchaeota archaeon and encodes:
- a CDS encoding CoA-binding protein; the protein is MALKQKTDKEKLEKQEKKQTISGANTDHLTALFAPCSIAVIGASSHEKSAGYAVLKSLARGGAFLSETGVAFSGALFAVNPTTEFILGYKCFKSVLDIPELVDAAVLCVPAKSVLSVIKECAKKQVKVATILAAGFGETDDAGKKLQEQVLAIARQAKMRVLGPNSMGVIRPFINMNASFAATMPSSGSIAFLSQSGSLANTILASPAAKRYGFSCVVSYGNAADIDESDLMAWLADDLETKSIALYLEGCRDGRKLLAVAEQLSKVKPVIVLKGGATHAGAAAVARHHGINAGNPVLYHTAFEQAGVIEAHTVEELFEFAKTAASQPSAQNSIAVVTNSGAAAVLAADAAERHGVHLVQLKDAVMKKLGAVLAPFATHQFIPSHPLDLGDDAQPQSFRAALGVLLDQESVQGVIVVHTLQAMSSVDEVARVVAEARNAHSGKPVLTVGFMNRFSKDALHVLEQNGIPDFSDVHRAVKAMKMLILRGERLAKK